The sequence CACAATCAATCATTGCCAATGGTATAACCTTTGTTGATTTCTCAGATGACACTTGTAAAATGTAAcggtgtatagtccgcgacaggtttagatgggaatcggggtatgtggcggGGGGAAGCCCCGCCACATACCGATTAGCGCGGGagcatgcgtttaaatgtttttacgaaaagTTTTAGACTTTGTATACCgcggacgggctactacggataccCTACTTTTtctcctgaaaaatcaaaaattcccacgggattaaaaaaaacctaaatccatgcgggcgaagccgcgggcatcatctagtcaacaataagtattaaataaaaataaaataaaaatcttttttattcgaataaacttttacaagtaggtactttcgaatagtcggatgcatctacaactggttcggaatgcctgaatattggctagcgtggtaggctatggcctaaatccttctcattctgcgaGGAGTATGATCTGGcgcggcggcgatgggttgatgatagtTTGTTTATCTTCCGCATATTTTATGGAAAGTTCAAGAATCTTTTCAATTCAAATAGTGAGTCGACGATAGGTTGAGAGgatgatgatttaaaaaaaaactatttataatactaatattctGCAAGAAGGTAAGCAAAAAATTTGAATACATGCCAAATGATTCATGATTGTTTTTTCCGCTTTGataataatctaataataatatgggtcatgaaaatttttttacaaaacaggTTTTCCAGTCGGTATTTTTACTTTCCAGACAGtctagaatttttttaaaagcatgttctaaaggagatcgcccgtgaacgggccctcttttgtggcgtcgtcgtcgtgtcaaaacataaattaagttaaaaaaatgtgttatttttttacgatttaaatatgttttattacgacttttcctTCACCCTgtcattgaaaatatccacaaatacagttagaatcgtaaacatccatttattttgaagaagtattattatttaaatataacctcacatcagcaacataaaaaataagatttctttatcaccagggtgaataaatggaaatcgtttgcagaatataaaaaggttgatataacaattatattgggggggcccaaagctcctaagaaaatgggcaatctccttttgAATTCTAAATTAACTAAAttctgatttgatttgattcacAAATTATGATTTTTCTCACGTATTTATtagatccccgcgacttcattcgcgtgtaTTTACTTTTCTttcaatcccgtgggaactttatttgtttgggataaaaagtagcccatgtccgcgtccgggatgcaagctatatctgtccCTAATTTCGTCAGAATCGGGTAAACGGTTAGGCCGTCagagacatacacacttttgtatttaatactaTTGTACTACGGTGTATGGGTTGGGACGTTATTGGCTCATATCTCAGACTAAGGATCAATAAGactgcatcaaaataataaGAGCAAGCtgggtgtatagaaaagctctgaagagtgataaagacaaaaacaattttttttgtgtttgtcaTAGTTTAACTTTTATTGTTGGGCAAATTTGTcatttgtgcccaacaaacctctgtgataataatttattgcgaataggGAATAAGagttatttagttttctgttttatttaaatttagtattgaaggggTGTAGAAGCCATTAATGGTGCATTGCTGTGCTGTaacagttgtagcgaacgcaaattatgaaaatatgacctttcatacgtaagtatgatttcttttgttgttttgtcccttttgGGAATACGCGTCTGACATCCACCTTGATCCTTTGTCTGAGGTCCATATCAAAAAGAGGCATCACTTAAACTCATTTCGAAAGCGTACCCTACTCAATTGGTTTGCCAAACGACGATAATGAATGTGTGCTCAGCGTGGAGTGTTTGACAGGGGGTCATTTGGGTCACAGGCAATTAGCGAGAAGGTTAATAATGGGACATCGTATTTTAAAGTGCGCTCTTAATGACACGCAACGATAAAAATTGACAAGATTAATCCAtactttccatactaatattatgaatgcgaaagtgtgtctgtctgtctgtctgtctgtctgtcgatctgtctgtctgtatgtctgctagtttttcacggcccaacagtttatccgattttgataaaatttggtacagagttagcctaCATCCCggggctatttttatcccggaaaatcaaagagttcccacgggttttttttaaaaacgtctcaaaaaaagcaaatgtaaacaataatataactCACTTTGTTAAATTCTTCATCTGTACGCAGAGACGAAGCAACCGTAGACAGTACAGAGTCTAATGATGTGTAtctgaagaaaaaaataaaactaattaaggCAACATAAAATTATCGTAATATAACTTGCCAACGTATGCgaattgaaaaaatataatataattaaaacccagtcaagtgcgaaccagactcgcacacaaagggttccgtacccatcgtacaaggtatacacctaacacttttatctataaCACTGCAAattaatgacggactgcgccttctatatatgtatgtattgtgatttagtttttttttttttcgtgaacataatattttaattttttggtgaTATATAACcataaatttacggttttcgtattttttttacttgcgctataagaactacctaactgccaaatttgatgattctaggtcaacaggaagtattctataggtacttaggttttcttgacagacacgatagacagacagactattacagaggtacagaaccctaaaaagcatcaAATGGCATACAACTTAGCTTAAACTGATAAAGATTACAAAATAGAAGAGAAATCAACTTACATGGACTTCCAAAGACTAATGTTAGTCTGCAATCCCTCAAGAACAACGTGGACATTGCTGTAGTTGGAGAGGACACTCGAGAGGGGCACAGTGAGATCTTGAGTTTTGATTGGACTGTCTTCAACAAGCATGGATACCaggaaactgaaaaaaaaaccagaaaattgtatgaaaaagtCGTGAAGTTTCATAGGACCCGTGACAAAAGGGAAGATGTACTCTGTCTCGCTCGctcattttttaaaaacaatattagccatgcttatCATGAATTATATTCCCGtttcccttccaactaagcgCTACTAAactaaagcttgtgctaggagtaggtacgacaatagtacaacgggtggggtttgaactgccaaCCTTTTGGATTTCATTCCGCGCTTtaacgttgagctattgaggctctgaataaTACGTGGACAAAAATACGTGCTGCCCAGCCAAAGAGATACTGTATTCGTTctaaaatttaactttttacaTTTTAGGTTCTCATGCAAAACTTCTGTCAAGTCCCACcataaattaatgtaggtaggtacatgaaagcaaataaataaatctaatctaatctaaggAAAACATTAtttgacaaaataatataggtttttttatataggcATGGTCACACCatatagtaagtgatgatgcagcctaagatggaatgCTCCGGCCGCCTAGAAGATGCTAATTACTTTTCTTTTGAACGTCCCTATTGTAGCTGGCGCGGTCGGGCCAAACAGAAGTACTTAAACGTAACGgctaaataagtattttcaaataGCGAAGTGCCAAATCAAAAAATTGCTCAACCATGCATCTTTTTATGTATAAAGTAACGGCTGTTTTTTCTTTACTATTTATAATAGCTACTATTGAGTTTGCAAGATTTTACCAGTAGGTATaccttttttctaaaaaaacttCGGctgttttttctttattatattttatacttgctACTATTGAGTTTGCAAAATTTTACTAGTTGGATACCTTTTTTGCTAaataactatatttattatattatttagttgACATACCTGTTCAATTTAGTTTCGTCTGAGGTACATCCCAAGATATCGCCAATCAGTCTTGCCTCGTTAGCTACATTTGTAGTGGACATTCGGTTCCAGAGGAAATCATAATCGTCACCATTACCATATCGGAGACCAGTGCAGTAGACCACTTCTCTTATACTTGGGTCAAGCCTGGGAAATTATACAAAAACATGTCGTCTAtaaataactgttttttttttaaatttcaactttgtattaggtattttttatctAGTATAAAAAATAGGTTTTACAATAACTAATTATCAATATATAATACACTCTTGTCTTTAAttttgaaacttcagtcttcaACAAACAAATGATTTTCGTCATTACAGTTTCGTATATACACTTtggtttttaattttggaaCCTCAGTCGtcaacaaacaaataattttcgtCATTAAAGTTTCGTATATAAACTTTCGTTTTTAATTTTGGAACCTAAGTCTtcaacaaacaaataattttcgtCATTACAGTTTCGTATATATAATTTCGTTTTTAATTTTGGAACCTCAGTCTtcaacaaacaaataattacTTTCGTCAATATAGTTTCGTATATCTAATTGTGTTTTCTTAATACTACTTTAGGCGGCAGTTACTCCTGTAAGTTTTGCTCACGTAGCTTatatgattaacttacgacaaaacTAACGTAAaaggtactataggtacatttacCTTAGTAAAATTGTCAAtagttgtcaattaattacataaGCTACAGTTTTACACCTGTAAGATTCGCGGCCTTAAATAATGCTTCTTACCATTTACCATCATTCTTAAATTCTTTGTACAAAGCCAATGCCTCATTGATACATCCCTGATGTCCAAGTTTACAAGCGAGATCTAAAATTTGCATACGATTTCTACTTGTTTTGTAGTCATCAGTAGACTTTACTTCAAGTCCCAATCGGGCCACAGTGCTATCCATTAGATGTAAAATGAATTCCTGGAACatagaatacggtatttgacaactagtcaaatcagtaactttttatcaaacgtcaaaaagcgcacttacagccgcactcagagttgttaatcgttacttaagtttgagttaaaacgagacagatttatgcgagagatatagctctgtctcgttttaactaaacttaagtaacgattaagcgactctgagtatctACGGCTGTAAGTATGCGATATTccatgaaatactggaatgtgacgccACATCATAacatacttttttagtttaatcgattatttaaaatggttattacactaaaaattaacaaagaacatggattttacgtattttggaagaccctctatttaataatcaatgagaaatttatttttgatgtagtcaaatacccaatttcttTAAATATAATGAATAGAATTAAATTTTCCCTCATTGTGATAGAAAttcttaaattaatattaatagtgAGTTTTCTATTTTGTGCCCAtgccaaaaaaaaatcatcacgGCCAGTGtagatatttattacttactaagattttaactaaaaataataccttTGGCCTGTAAGTGTTTTCTAttcttttttaaatgaaaatattacaataaaacttaaggctagccttatctaattactacacaaatcatgcccgcgtggaatggtgccaagaatactggctgcatttccgcgctggacagccaggctgatccgttgcgcaaaaaatgagccatcccttctgtcaccagatgagccTAATAATCGCGgtaaaatgtctcgtaatttttttttgcactaagactccatgccGTTTTAATTCTTACTTTTATCTTATActttaactagcttacgctcgcgacttcgtccgcgtggactacacaaatttcaaacctctattttacccccttaggggttgaattttcaaaaatcctctcttagcggatgcctacgtcataatagctatctgcatgccaaatttcagcccgatccgtccagtagtttgagctgtgcgttgatagatcagtcagtcaccttttccttttatatatttagacttacaCTCTACTTACATCGATAACAGTCAAACTATCAGAACCAAGATAATGACTTCTAAGTTTTTTGAATCCGCGGACAGCTGGGTACCAAACCGCATAATCCGTTTCCTCCTCCAAAAAGTGCAGTACGTCATGCAGAAGGTCAAACTTAACCTCGTCCGCGAATAGGAATGCAAACAAATCATTCACGATCTGCAAATAGTTTAGATTTAGTCATGTACTTAACAAGAAACTTCCGAATAAACATTAAAATGATTATTCTCAACTAGCTCAcccgaattttcaaaaattctgaaatagcacgtattttttttgtaaccgaaaacgcaaatatcaattttcatggaaataacttgaaaaattacagaCTTTCATtataaactttcatcccttTTTGAACCCTcttggcagtagaattttcaaatattgtaaagtacctaagtatttttttattcttaactgaAAGCctgtataccaattttcatcgatgaaactttaaaaatgatagactttcatagAAACTTCCATCCCCAATTTACTCCCCTTAGGGGTGGAGAGATATATTTATAGCTATATTCATAAAAAAGCTGATTACCTTAGCTCTATTTATATAATGAATTTCTTCACGACGACTGCCTTTCAGATGATCAGATATGTGGTGCCAGGTGTGACTGTCGTAATTAACCCTGTAAAGACCTAAACGTAAAGCAAAAAATATCATTAAGTAAATTTAATTGGCCCTTATCTTAaacttatgtacctaccatcTCTATCCGCCCACAGACCACTAGTTCACTAGCCTGTGATATCCATACACacctatgtatgtattatatagtgtaattcaacatattataatacagCTTATAACCATAATGTTAGCAAAAACtgagcgttattgttatactaccaaaacacaatccaatataccaataaccatttgcctcattttgtagttttagtgatttagtatttttcaaaccctcaAAGAATAGCGTGTAAAatttgggtcaatgccccacctacgacgcggtattgaGTCTGAGTGGAATACTTATGCAACTATCaattgtcttcgtttttgctagcgttctggttacaccctgtacactATAAGATATACCATCATTAtgacataactagcttatgctcacgacttcgtccgcgtggactacacaaatttaaaacccctatttcactcccttaggggttgaattttcaataatcctttcttagcggatgcctccgtcataatagctatctgcatgctaaatttcagccagatccgcccagtagtttgagctgtgcgttgatagatcagtcagtcagtcagtcagtcagtcaccttttgcttttatatatttagatatagcaGACAATGATATTAGAACCATTCAGCCAGCTGTAATTAGTCGACGCCACGTGGACGCTATTTTAATAGGAAGAGATATGAGAAGCGAAATGAGAGCATGGTATTGGCAAGGGAAAAAAGGAAAGTTTCAGATACCTGTTTCTTGAATGTTTAGTATCGGCCAGCTGTGATTTTCCTTGATTTCCCTGACAGGCAGTACGTAAGTTTTGTTATCCATGATGAATGCTGGCTTGGTATTCGTAAAGTCGAATGCAGTCTCCAGTGTGAACGTAATCGGGATTTTGTAAATTTCATCAGATTTATCAGTGGAATGTTTGTAGAAGCGTTTCTGTAAAATTAAAGACAAACAGGTAAAGAAattgcatgaaaataaaaatagcacatattttataaaaaacttgaCCAACCCAGTGTTGTAGTACTAGTTCATTACCTGAGTTAAAACAATAGACGAGTCATCATGATTGACTTCCACATGCACTAAAGGATAGCCGGCGCGACTTATCCACGAACTCATGACGTCAGTGATATCGGAGCCAGGATAACTGGCTAAAGAGTTGTACACATTTACACCTTGGCTGAGAGCCGTGTAGAGTTGTTCAGGGTAGCCAGGTTTGAAGGAGCTAGAGAAAAAAAACAGTAACATAACTGCAAACAGGTTGTTCCAACTAATTCAATACAGTAGAGAGTACAGTAcagtagagcgttgtttctgtcacatAGGTCACATAGgtacaagtgacagagacaacgctctacaaagccgaaatttcattctaaaggtcgatgtaagtaAAATACTTCTTGTCAGCTACtgtacaagatttttttaattaaacaaaaatagcgagcaaacgatctGGCGGTCacctgattaccgccgcccatgaacatttgtataccagaggaaccaccaatgcgttgccagcctttcaggaattgtTTGGCCTGCCTCTTGAATAACCATTTGAATGATACAGTATTAATTTCTTGTAGGTCCTCTTATGACATGTCTATACTATCACGTGTACGAATCGATGTTTATGCTATATCGATGCGTGTACGGAAAGCTTCAAGGTATTCAAAACTTAAGCAACCTGTTCAGGATTTACTCCAGGCAGggaaatgaaaaaattaaaaatatcttacTTTGCCATCAAATACGCGTTGAGGCCAGATTTGAAAGCATTATCACCAATCAAATGGTGTACCATTCTTATAACAGATCCTGCTTTCTGATATGTGACTGTTCCAAAATGGCCGCTGATTTCGTCAGGCGAGTTCACGTTAACGTTGGTGATTGGAGGTGAGTCAGGAACGTCGTCGGCATCTAAAGCTGAGTATACTGAACCAATGACAAGCTGATCGTTTGCTGCTACGTCAGGCTGGATCTGTCAATAAAATTACTAACATTAAAATTTCTATATTTTAACCTTAAAAATTTCCCAGTATCG is a genomic window of Maniola hyperantus chromosome 12, iAphHyp1.2, whole genome shotgun sequence containing:
- the LOC117986815 gene encoding membrane alanyl aminopeptidase-like yields the protein MQRQLLQLALLGFAIQSVHTETDTKHRLNTTIIPSTYSVLITPYFDTGDDRAFTFDGEVQITFTTSANINTIKIHSENLTYTASNITLTNGVNTISLLETNPLEFEEEYSFAHIHLASELSSSVEYVLQIVFTGSIRDDLAGFYKNCYIEKGVKKWLGATQFESTNARKVFPCFDEPEYKAVFTLTIDRPANYKPTLANTKLQSNVSLSNGYVRETFYPTPRMSTYLVAFLVSEFEAEHYSRNGTKELGVFTRPEAKNQTDYAFDFALRVVEALGDYFGIDYYSTNSNLKLDHIALIDFKAGAMENWGLVTYRESLLLTVPEESTPYYKYRVAQIIAHETTHMWFGNLVTCHWWSNTWLNEGFANYFQDYITAMIQPDVAANDQLVIGSVYSALDADDVPDSPPITNVNVNSPDEISGHFGTVTYQKAGSVIRMVHHLIGDNAFKSGLNAYLMANSFKPGYPEQLYTALSQGVNVYNSLASYPGSDITDVMSSWISRAGYPLVHVEVNHDDSSIVLTQKRFYKHSTDKSDEIYKIPITFTLETAFDFTNTKPAFIMDNKTYVLPVREIKENHSWPILNIQETGLYRVNYDSHTWHHISDHLKGSRREEIHYINRAKIVNDLFAFLFADEVKFDLLHDVLHFLEEETDYAVWYPAVRGFKKLRSHYLGSDSLTVIDEFILHLMDSTVARLGLEVKSTDDYKTSRNRMQILDLACKLGHQGCINEALALYKEFKNDGKWLDPSIREVVYCTGLRYGNGDDYDFLWNRMSTTNVANEARLIGDILGCTSDETKLNSFLVSMLVEDSPIKTQDLTVPLSSVLSNYSNVHVVLEGLQTNISLWKSIYTSLDSVLSTVASSLRTDEEFNKFESWLNSCTECGEKAVTNAKTALAKAKQTTQWAKDHRSDIWSSLRGGAGMTSVSFLLLVAGYALTIGF